The following are encoded together in the Streptomyces rapamycinicus NRRL 5491 genome:
- a CDS encoding ThuA domain-containing protein — translation MPSKRRGLTVGRLRRRRAGMAALLFGALTATLLGGTPASARPEDRAPLTLPSPPGGDNVRVLVFHGSAGDEPATVNAGIEAIERIGNQGPAATRFTVDATADASVFTKPRLGKYNAVVFLTGSGDVLDPEQEAGLESYMEAGGGFLGIHDAARNEPYSDWYSGLIGARPATTSPATAQRAVVEVGDRVHPATKELPLEWKRTDTWTNWKDNPSGTVHTVARVRESSYQPGAGANGADHPISWCRDYDGGRSFYTGMGGTVSTFQETDFRAHLRGALLWTTRLSRADCKATINANYKAERVTKPNQPGQSDQIGEPHGLVVAKDGRVLYIGRGGGDNSAPVVTDWNDPDIGKGQGQIHVYDPATGKVTLAGALTVFGNKGGGDELIKVEEGLLGIELDPDFLTNGWVYLHYTPHSRINRDTQMAERRVSRFTLDLKTDKLDLGSEKVLLSWPVQIHSCCHAGGGMSWDSKGNLYIATGDNNSSQFSDGYSGNNPQPNYKGVSFADARRTAGNTHNLNGKILRIHPEDDGTYTLPEGNLFTGKEPDEGGGKTRGEIYVMGVRNPARIFVDQKTDILYAGWVGPDAGEPSTTWGPAKYDTFAAITKAGNHGWPFCMGNKQPYRDRNLPDPSKPLGWYDCDHPKNESPNNDGLVNLPPITGNTIWYSPQGGAPDYPRDANGIPSYKTSEAKYLLPWLKGGGQATMNGPVYRYDATSDSTTKWPQYWDGKWFVGDFYDADQPRHAVLTDPKTVGKGGLPVHAESLKKIIPVGADGIRNLMDWKFAPDGSLYVLDYGRGFFTSDSKSALWHITYNGGEPTPLAQDLARKAE, via the coding sequence ATGCCCTCAAAGAGGAGAGGACTGACAGTCGGTCGGCTGCGAAGGAGACGCGCGGGGATGGCGGCACTGCTCTTCGGCGCCCTCACCGCGACCCTGCTCGGCGGGACCCCCGCCAGCGCCCGGCCCGAGGATCGTGCGCCACTCACGCTGCCGTCGCCGCCCGGCGGTGACAACGTCCGGGTCCTGGTGTTCCACGGTTCGGCCGGGGACGAGCCGGCCACGGTGAACGCGGGCATCGAGGCCATCGAGCGGATCGGCAACCAGGGCCCCGCGGCGACCCGGTTCACCGTCGACGCCACCGCCGACGCCTCGGTCTTCACCAAGCCCCGGCTCGGCAAGTACAACGCCGTGGTCTTCCTGACCGGTTCCGGCGATGTGCTCGACCCCGAGCAGGAGGCGGGGCTCGAGTCGTACATGGAGGCGGGCGGTGGGTTCCTCGGCATCCATGACGCGGCCCGCAACGAGCCGTACTCCGACTGGTACAGCGGGCTGATCGGCGCCCGCCCGGCCACCACCAGCCCGGCCACCGCCCAGCGGGCCGTGGTGGAGGTCGGCGACCGCGTCCACCCGGCCACCAAGGAGCTGCCGCTGGAGTGGAAGCGCACCGACACCTGGACCAACTGGAAGGACAATCCCTCCGGCACCGTGCACACCGTGGCCCGGGTCCGCGAGTCCAGCTACCAGCCGGGCGCCGGCGCCAACGGCGCGGACCACCCGATCTCCTGGTGCCGTGACTACGACGGCGGCCGCTCCTTCTACACCGGCATGGGCGGCACGGTGTCCACCTTCCAGGAGACCGACTTCCGCGCCCATCTGCGCGGCGCGCTGCTGTGGACCACCCGGCTCTCCCGCGCCGACTGCAAGGCCACCATCAACGCGAACTACAAGGCCGAGCGCGTCACCAAGCCCAATCAGCCGGGCCAGTCCGACCAGATCGGCGAGCCGCACGGCCTCGTCGTCGCCAAGGACGGCCGGGTGCTGTACATCGGCCGGGGCGGCGGCGACAACAGCGCGCCCGTGGTCACCGACTGGAACGACCCGGACATCGGCAAGGGCCAGGGCCAGATCCATGTCTACGACCCGGCCACCGGCAAGGTGACGCTCGCGGGCGCCCTGACCGTCTTCGGCAACAAGGGCGGCGGCGATGAGCTGATCAAGGTCGAGGAGGGGCTGCTCGGCATCGAGCTGGACCCGGACTTCCTCACCAACGGCTGGGTGTATCTGCACTACACCCCGCACTCGCGGATCAACCGGGACACCCAGATGGCCGAGCGCCGCGTCTCCCGGTTCACCCTGGACCTGAAGACCGACAAGCTGGACCTGGGCTCGGAGAAGGTCCTGCTCTCCTGGCCGGTCCAGATCCACAGCTGCTGCCACGCGGGTGGCGGGATGAGCTGGGACTCCAAGGGCAATCTCTACATCGCCACCGGGGACAACAACTCCTCCCAGTTCAGCGACGGCTACTCCGGCAACAATCCGCAGCCGAACTACAAGGGCGTCTCCTTCGCCGACGCCCGCCGCACCGCGGGCAACACCCACAACCTCAACGGCAAGATCCTGCGGATCCACCCCGAGGACGACGGCACCTACACCCTCCCCGAGGGCAATCTCTTCACCGGCAAGGAGCCCGACGAGGGCGGCGGCAAGACCCGTGGCGAGATCTATGTGATGGGGGTGCGCAACCCGGCCCGGATCTTCGTGGACCAGAAGACCGACATCCTCTACGCGGGCTGGGTCGGCCCGGACGCGGGCGAGCCCAGCACCACCTGGGGCCCGGCCAAGTACGACACCTTCGCCGCCATCACCAAGGCGGGCAACCACGGCTGGCCGTTCTGCATGGGCAACAAGCAGCCGTACCGGGACCGCAATCTGCCCGACCCGAGCAAGCCCCTGGGCTGGTACGACTGCGACCACCCCAAGAACGAGTCGCCCAACAACGACGGCCTGGTGAACCTGCCGCCCATCACCGGGAACACCATCTGGTACTCGCCCCAGGGCGGCGCCCCCGACTATCCGCGGGACGCGAACGGCATCCCCAGCTACAAGACGTCGGAGGCCAAGTACCTGCTGCCGTGGCTCAAGGGCGGCGGCCAGGCCACCATGAACGGCCCGGTCTACCGGTACGACGCCACCAGTGACAGCACCACCAAATGGCCCCAGTACTGGGACGGCAAGTGGTTCGTCGGCGACTTCTACGACGCCGACCAGCCGCGCCACGCGGTGCTGACCGACCCCAAGACCGTCGGCAAGGGCGGGCTGCCGGTGCACGCCGAATCCCTCAAGAAGATCATCCCGGTGGGCGCCGACGGCATCCGCAACCTCATGGACTGGAAGTTCGCCCCGGACGGCTCGCTCTACGTCCTCGACTACGGGCGCGGCTTCTTCACCTCCGACTCCAAGTCGGCGCTGTGGCACATCACGTACAACGGCGGCGAGCCCACTCCGCTCGCCCAGGATCTGGCCAGGAAGGCGGAGTGA
- a CDS encoding multicopper oxidase domain-containing protein: MSDAPGFTSRRGLSRRLFTGGAAAAAVGPLALTSPAAAKAPKAPAAGSGGVDTAAAGGTVRRLKLYAEKLPDGSMGYGLEKGKASIPGPLIELTEGDTLHIEFENTMDVTASLHVHGLDYDVASDGTQLNRSAVEPGGTRTYTWRTHAPGKRADGTWRPGSAGYWHYHDHAVGTPHGTGGLRKGLYGPVVVRRAGDILPDKQFTIVFNDMTINNKAGHDAPEFRATVGDRVEIIMITHGEYYHTFHMHGHRWADNRTGLLEGPDDVSRVIDNKITGPADSFGFQVIAGENVGAGAWMYHCHVQSHSDMGMAGLFLVAKADGTIPGYDPHRLSAHRPG; encoded by the coding sequence ATGAGCGACGCACCCGGCTTCACCTCCAGACGCGGTCTCAGCAGACGGCTCTTCACCGGCGGCGCGGCCGCCGCGGCCGTCGGACCGCTGGCCCTCACCTCCCCCGCCGCCGCGAAGGCGCCGAAGGCCCCGGCGGCCGGGTCCGGCGGAGTCGACACGGCGGCCGCGGGCGGTACGGTCCGCCGTCTCAAGCTCTACGCGGAGAAGCTGCCGGACGGATCGATGGGGTACGGACTCGAGAAGGGCAAGGCCAGCATCCCCGGTCCGCTGATCGAGCTGACCGAGGGCGACACCCTGCACATCGAGTTCGAGAACACCATGGACGTCACGGCCAGCCTCCATGTGCACGGCCTGGACTACGACGTCGCCAGCGACGGCACCCAGCTCAACCGCAGCGCCGTGGAACCGGGCGGCACCCGCACCTACACCTGGCGCACCCACGCCCCGGGCAAGCGCGCCGACGGCACCTGGCGGCCGGGCAGCGCGGGCTACTGGCACTACCACGACCACGCGGTGGGCACCCCGCACGGCACCGGTGGCCTGCGGAAGGGGCTGTACGGACCGGTGGTGGTGCGGCGGGCGGGCGATATCCTGCCGGACAAGCAGTTCACGATCGTCTTCAACGACATGACGATCAACAACAAGGCGGGGCATGACGCCCCCGAGTTCCGGGCCACGGTGGGCGATCGCGTCGAGATCATCATGATCACCCACGGCGAGTACTACCACACCTTCCATATGCACGGGCACCGGTGGGCGGACAACCGCACCGGGCTGCTGGAGGGCCCGGACGATGTGAGCCGGGTCATCGACAACAAGATCACCGGGCCCGCCGACTCCTTCGGCTTCCAGGTGATCGCCGGGGAGAACGTCGGCGCGGGCGCCTGGATGTACCACTGCCACGTCCAGAGCCACTCCGACATGGGCATGGCCGGGCTGTTCCTGGTCGCCAAGGCCGATGGCACCATCCCCGGCTACGACCCGCACCGGCTGTCGGCGCACCGCCCGGGGTAG
- a CDS encoding S1 family peptidase: MRRKPVVRAGLSALLVLGALSGAGGAFSTAAAASGADAPAAKPAAAPAPSATLVRALGRDLGLTADQARERLGQEAAAMRLEPKAKRAAGASYGGSWFDTGSGKLVVGVTSAERAASVRATGATTRIVEHSADALDAAKTRLDEKARKQSAPAGVSSWSTDPRAGAVVVRVRQGSEGDAAVRAFLREAKRSAAVPVTVEKAPAQAPTTFAAGTVGGDPYYTGNVRCSIGFSVQGGFVTAGHCGQAGGSVSGWDGSYIGNFQGSSFPGNDYAYVSVGSGWWTVPVVLGWGTVPDQLVRGSAEAPVGASICRSGSTTHWHCGTVLAKNETVNYSQGAVYQMTKTSVCAEGGDSGGSFISGDQAQGVTSGGWGNCSSGGETWYQPVNEILSVYGLRLHTA, translated from the coding sequence ATGAGACGGAAGCCCGTTGTCCGTGCCGGACTGTCCGCACTCCTCGTCCTCGGCGCCCTCTCGGGCGCCGGCGGGGCCTTCTCGACCGCCGCCGCGGCATCCGGGGCCGACGCCCCCGCGGCGAAGCCCGCCGCCGCGCCGGCGCCATCCGCCACCCTCGTCCGCGCGCTCGGCCGGGACCTCGGCCTGACCGCGGACCAGGCGCGGGAACGGCTGGGCCAGGAGGCCGCCGCCATGCGGCTGGAGCCCAAGGCCAAGCGCGCCGCGGGCGCCTCCTACGGCGGCTCGTGGTTCGACACGGGCAGCGGGAAGCTGGTCGTCGGCGTCACCAGCGCCGAGCGGGCCGCGTCGGTACGGGCCACGGGCGCCACCACCCGGATCGTCGAGCACAGCGCCGACGCGCTCGACGCGGCCAAGACGCGCCTCGATGAGAAGGCCCGGAAGCAGTCCGCCCCGGCCGGGGTGAGCAGCTGGAGCACCGACCCCCGCGCGGGCGCCGTCGTGGTCCGGGTCCGGCAGGGCAGCGAAGGCGACGCCGCCGTGCGCGCGTTCCTCCGCGAGGCGAAGCGCTCGGCCGCCGTCCCGGTCACCGTCGAGAAGGCCCCGGCCCAGGCGCCGACGACCTTCGCCGCGGGCACGGTCGGCGGCGACCCGTACTACACCGGCAACGTCCGCTGTTCCATAGGCTTCTCGGTCCAGGGCGGCTTCGTCACGGCCGGGCACTGCGGCCAGGCGGGGGGCTCCGTCAGCGGCTGGGACGGCTCGTACATCGGCAACTTCCAGGGCTCCTCCTTCCCCGGCAACGACTACGCCTACGTCAGCGTCGGCAGCGGCTGGTGGACCGTGCCGGTGGTGCTCGGCTGGGGCACCGTTCCCGACCAGCTGGTCCGCGGCTCCGCCGAGGCCCCGGTCGGCGCCTCCATCTGCCGGTCCGGCTCCACCACCCACTGGCACTGCGGCACGGTCCTGGCCAAGAACGAGACGGTGAACTACAGCCAGGGCGCGGTGTACCAGATGACCAAGACCAGTGTGTGCGCCGAGGGCGGCGACTCCGGCGGCTCGTTCATCAGCGGCGACCAGGCCCAGGGTGTGACCTCGGGCGGTTGGGGCAACTGCTCCAGCGGCGGCGAGACCTGGTACCAGCCGGTCAACGAGATCCTCTCGGTGTACGGCCTGCGGCTGCACACCGCCTGA
- a CDS encoding FadR/GntR family transcriptional regulator: MVEDALRPMNRQRLYEQVLERLRAYVEEGGLKAGDRLPTERELAQRLGISRASVKQAIVVLEVQGLVEVRQGGGMCLLRDSLDTEPVERLVERRRRLPDVLDAREALETKLAELAAERRTDDDLFALQQALHWMEDEIESDRHGVEGDRRFHAAVTAAAHSPLLAEFMRSIADQIAESREESLRQPDRPRRSLAQHQHILDAIAERRPKAAAAAMRRHVRTVAQVRLLNWNPDEAP; this comes from the coding sequence ATGGTCGAGGACGCGCTGCGCCCGATGAACCGTCAGCGCCTGTACGAGCAGGTGCTGGAGAGGCTGCGCGCCTACGTCGAGGAGGGCGGGCTGAAGGCGGGCGACCGGCTGCCCACCGAGCGCGAGCTGGCCCAGCGCCTCGGCATCAGCCGCGCCTCCGTCAAACAGGCCATCGTCGTCCTCGAGGTACAGGGGCTCGTCGAGGTGCGCCAGGGCGGCGGGATGTGCCTGTTGCGCGACAGCCTCGACACCGAGCCCGTCGAGCGGCTGGTGGAGCGCCGCCGCCGGCTGCCCGATGTGCTCGACGCCCGCGAGGCGTTGGAGACCAAACTGGCCGAACTCGCCGCCGAGCGCCGCACCGACGACGATCTCTTCGCCCTCCAGCAGGCCCTGCACTGGATGGAGGACGAGATCGAGTCCGACCGCCACGGCGTCGAGGGTGACCGCCGCTTCCACGCGGCCGTCACCGCCGCCGCGCACAGCCCGCTGCTCGCCGAGTTCATGCGCTCGATCGCCGACCAGATCGCCGAGAGCCGCGAGGAGTCGCTGCGCCAGCCCGACCGCCCCAGGCGCTCGCTCGCCCAGCACCAGCACATCCTGGACGCCATCGCCGAGCGCCGTCCCAAGGCCGCCGCCGCGGCCATGCGCCGCCATGTCCGCACGGTCGCCCAGGTGCGGCTGCTCAACTGGAATCCGGACGAGGCCCCTTGA
- a CDS encoding SLC13 family permease, whose amino-acid sequence MSDELISILVLVVVFVIATTRSINMGALSFAAAFGVGELVADFSADHIFAGFPGDLFVVLVGVTYLFALARANGTTDWLVHASIRLVGGRVALIPWVMFAISGALTAIGAVSPAAVAIVAPLALSFAARYQISPLLMGAMVVHGSQGGGFSPISIYGSIVNGIVDREKLPGNEITLFLASLVVNLIIAAVVFVVCGGLKLPRTAVAAAGEEREAGAEEAPADAEGRLTPARIATLAALVALVVAVLAFDLDAGLTSISLAVALSVFWPDHGKKAVNEVTWPTVLLICGVLTYVGVLDEMGTIDYAGKAVSDIGIPLLAALLLCYIGAIVSAFASSVGIMGALIPLAVPFLAQGDIGAVGMIAALAVSATVVDVSPFSTNGALVLANAPDVDRDRFFRQLMIYGGIMVVAVPPVVWLAMVVPGLG is encoded by the coding sequence ATGTCCGACGAATTGATCTCGATACTCGTGCTGGTGGTGGTCTTCGTCATCGCCACCACCCGGTCGATCAACATGGGCGCCCTGTCCTTCGCCGCCGCCTTCGGCGTGGGCGAGCTGGTCGCCGACTTCAGCGCGGACCACATCTTCGCCGGGTTCCCGGGCGATCTGTTCGTGGTGCTGGTGGGGGTGACGTATCTGTTCGCCCTCGCCCGGGCCAACGGCACCACGGACTGGCTGGTGCACGCCTCGATCCGGCTGGTGGGCGGGCGGGTCGCACTGATCCCGTGGGTGATGTTCGCGATCAGCGGGGCGCTGACCGCGATCGGGGCGGTGAGCCCGGCGGCGGTGGCGATCGTCGCCCCGCTCGCGCTCTCCTTCGCCGCGCGGTACCAGATCAGCCCGCTGCTGATGGGTGCCATGGTGGTGCACGGCTCCCAGGGCGGTGGCTTCTCCCCCATCAGCATCTACGGATCGATCGTCAACGGCATCGTGGACCGGGAGAAGCTCCCCGGCAACGAGATCACGCTGTTCCTCGCGAGCCTGGTGGTCAACCTGATCATCGCCGCCGTCGTCTTCGTCGTCTGCGGCGGGCTGAAGCTCCCCAGGACCGCCGTCGCCGCCGCTGGGGAGGAGCGGGAAGCCGGGGCGGAGGAGGCACCGGCCGACGCGGAGGGCCGTCTCACCCCCGCCCGTATCGCCACCCTGGCCGCGCTGGTGGCGCTGGTGGTCGCGGTGCTCGCCTTCGACCTGGACGCCGGGCTCACCTCGATCAGCCTCGCCGTGGCCCTGAGCGTCTTCTGGCCGGACCACGGCAAGAAGGCGGTGAACGAGGTCACCTGGCCCACCGTGCTGCTGATCTGCGGTGTGCTCACCTATGTCGGGGTGCTGGACGAGATGGGCACCATCGACTACGCGGGCAAGGCGGTCAGCGACATCGGGATTCCGCTGCTCGCCGCCCTGCTGCTCTGCTACATCGGCGCGATCGTCTCCGCCTTCGCCTCCTCGGTGGGCATCATGGGCGCGCTGATCCCGCTCGCCGTTCCCTTCCTCGCCCAGGGCGACATCGGCGCGGTGGGCATGATCGCGGCCCTCGCGGTGTCGGCGACCGTCGTCGACGTCAGCCCCTTCTCGACCAACGGGGCGCTGGTGCTGGCCAACGCGCCGGACGTGGACCGGGACCGGTTCTTCCGGCAGCTGATGATCTACGGCGGGATCATGGTGGTGGCGGTGCCGCCGGTCGTCTGGCTGGCGATGGTGGTCCCCGGCCTGGGCTGA
- a CDS encoding glycoside hydrolase family 65 protein, with translation MSDWVWEYEGYEPGQERLRESLCTLGNGYAATRGAAPETAADDAHYPGTYVAGCYNRLTSVAGGRQVENEDMVNLPNWLPLRYRVRDPDRSAGPGGWLTPDGDELTGYRQTLDLRHGTLMRRLRFTCGRGRVLHVEQQRLVHMGDPHLAALRTTFRAEGWSGTVELESGLDGAVANTGVARYDALAGRHLVDHRTGAAGPDTVWLSCRTTSSEVRVAMAARTLAVRGGTPTGTGQRLTHGAAMRTLGVPLAPDTPVTVEKTVALYTSKDPAVSDPAQAALDGVARAPEFGKLLASHRTAWEHLWREAALEVSGEPGRILRLHLFHILQTLSPHTAELDVGVPARGLHGEAYRGHVFWDELFVLPYLNLHFPEVSRALLHYRHRRLPQACRAAADAGRVGAMYPWQSGSDGREETQTLHLNPRSGRWLPDNSRLQHHVGSAVAYNVWQYCQASGDTEFLHTKGAEMLLQIARFWADTAVSDPERGRYRIRGVVGPDEYHDGYPGAGRPGIDDNAYTNVTAAWVLDRALELARTLPEPRRRELFERVGLDRAEPERWEDVSRRLLVPFHQGVISQFDGYGELAELDWDGYRARYGDIRRMDRILESEGDSVNRYQVSKQADALMLGYLFGPAELSGLFRRLGYALDDDIWRATVEYYLSRTSHGSTLSELVHGWVLARARRTEAWRHCQEALLGDVADVQGGTTGEGIHLGAMGGTLDLVQRGLTGLETREDALWLDPVPLPEPAGLPGLSEYRFSMRYRGHWGVALRVRAGRLWISVPDSEECPIEVRLADRSLTVAPGESHWVPLPPG, from the coding sequence GTGTCGGACTGGGTGTGGGAGTACGAGGGCTACGAGCCCGGCCAGGAGCGGTTGCGGGAGTCGCTGTGCACGCTCGGCAACGGCTATGCCGCCACTCGGGGCGCGGCCCCCGAGACCGCCGCCGATGACGCCCACTACCCCGGCACCTATGTGGCGGGCTGCTACAACCGGCTGACCTCGGTGGCCGGCGGACGCCAGGTCGAGAACGAGGACATGGTCAACCTGCCGAACTGGCTGCCGCTGCGCTACCGCGTCCGCGACCCGGACCGGTCCGCGGGCCCCGGCGGCTGGCTCACCCCCGACGGGGACGAGCTCACCGGCTACCGGCAGACCCTCGACCTCCGGCACGGCACCCTCATGCGGCGGCTGCGGTTCACCTGCGGCCGCGGCCGGGTGCTCCACGTCGAGCAGCAGCGCCTCGTCCACATGGGGGATCCGCATCTGGCGGCCCTGCGCACCACCTTCCGGGCCGAGGGCTGGTCCGGCACCGTCGAGCTGGAGTCGGGGCTCGACGGTGCCGTGGCCAACACCGGCGTGGCCCGCTACGACGCGCTGGCCGGCCGCCACCTCGTCGACCACCGCACCGGCGCCGCGGGCCCCGACACCGTATGGCTGAGCTGCCGCACCACCAGCTCCGAGGTGCGGGTGGCCATGGCCGCGCGCACCCTCGCCGTGCGCGGCGGGACGCCCACCGGCACCGGGCAGCGGCTCACCCACGGCGCGGCGATGCGCACCCTGGGCGTGCCGCTCGCGCCGGACACCCCCGTCACCGTCGAGAAGACCGTGGCGCTGTACACCTCCAAGGACCCCGCGGTCAGCGATCCGGCCCAGGCCGCCCTGGACGGGGTGGCCCGGGCGCCGGAGTTCGGGAAACTGCTCGCCTCCCACCGCACCGCATGGGAACACCTGTGGCGCGAGGCGGCGTTGGAGGTCTCCGGCGAGCCGGGCCGCATCCTGCGGCTGCACCTGTTCCACATCCTCCAGACGCTCTCCCCGCACACCGCGGAGCTGGACGTGGGCGTCCCCGCCCGGGGCCTGCACGGCGAGGCATACCGCGGCCATGTCTTCTGGGACGAGCTGTTCGTGCTGCCGTATCTGAACCTCCACTTCCCCGAGGTGTCCCGGGCCCTGCTGCACTACCGCCACCGGCGGCTGCCCCAGGCGTGCCGCGCCGCCGCGGACGCCGGGCGCGTCGGGGCGATGTACCCCTGGCAGAGCGGCAGCGACGGGCGCGAGGAGACCCAGACCCTGCATCTGAACCCGCGCTCCGGCCGCTGGCTGCCGGACAACTCCCGGCTGCAGCACCATGTGGGCTCGGCGGTGGCGTACAACGTGTGGCAGTACTGCCAGGCCAGCGGCGACACCGAGTTCCTGCACACCAAGGGCGCGGAGATGCTGCTGCAGATCGCCCGCTTCTGGGCGGACACCGCCGTGTCCGATCCGGAGCGGGGTCGGTACCGCATCCGCGGGGTGGTCGGGCCCGACGAGTACCACGACGGCTACCCCGGCGCCGGCCGCCCCGGGATCGACGACAACGCGTACACCAACGTCACCGCCGCCTGGGTGCTCGACCGGGCCCTGGAGCTCGCCCGCACCCTGCCCGAGCCGCGCCGCCGCGAACTGTTCGAGCGGGTGGGCCTGGACCGCGCGGAGCCGGAGCGCTGGGAGGACGTCTCACGGCGGCTGCTGGTCCCCTTCCACCAGGGCGTCATCAGCCAGTTCGACGGCTACGGGGAGCTGGCCGAGCTGGACTGGGACGGCTACCGCGCCCGCTACGGCGACATCCGCCGGATGGACCGGATCCTGGAGTCCGAGGGCGACTCCGTCAACCGCTACCAGGTCTCCAAGCAGGCCGACGCGCTGATGCTCGGCTATCTCTTCGGCCCCGCCGAACTGTCCGGCCTCTTCCGGCGGCTCGGCTACGCCCTGGACGACGACATCTGGCGGGCCACCGTGGAGTACTACCTCTCCCGGACCAGCCACGGCTCGACCCTCAGCGAGCTGGTGCACGGCTGGGTGCTGGCGCGGGCGCGCCGGACCGAGGCGTGGCGGCACTGCCAGGAGGCGCTGCTCGGCGATGTGGCGGACGTCCAGGGCGGCACCACCGGCGAGGGCATCCACCTCGGCGCCATGGGCGGCACCCTCGATCTGGTGCAGCGCGGGCTGACCGGTCTCGAGACCCGCGAGGACGCCCTGTGGCTGGACCCGGTGCCGCTGCCCGAGCCGGCCGGGCTGCCAGGGTTGTCGGAGTACCGGTTCTCGATGCGCTATCGCGGCCACTGGGGCGTCGCCCTGCGGGTGCGGGCCGGGCGGCTGTGGATCAGCGTGCCGGACTCGGAGGAGTGCCCGATCGAGGTACGGCTCGCCGACCGTTCGCTGACCGTGGCCCCGGGCGAATCCCACTGGGTTCCGCTGCCACCGGGCTGA
- a CDS encoding lamin tail domain-containing protein encodes MSAHTVRIGAALAAGCALALLYPATPAGAAGSVHLSKIYYDSPGTDNRSNSSLNGEYVQIKNSTSRGVSLKGWVLVDASNHKYTFPGYTLGAGKTVTVRTGSGSDTSATKYQDRRAYVWNNDRDKATLRKTGGSTVDTCSYNNSRVDYTNC; translated from the coding sequence ATGTCCGCACACACCGTCCGCATCGGCGCGGCGCTCGCCGCCGGCTGCGCGCTCGCCCTGCTGTACCCGGCCACACCCGCCGGGGCCGCGGGCTCCGTACACCTTTCCAAGATCTACTACGACTCGCCCGGCACGGACAACCGGAGCAACTCCAGCCTCAACGGCGAGTACGTCCAGATCAAGAACTCCACCTCGCGCGGGGTCAGCCTCAAGGGCTGGGTGCTCGTCGACGCGAGCAACCACAAGTACACCTTCCCCGGCTACACCCTCGGCGCGGGCAAGACGGTGACCGTCCGGACCGGCTCCGGCTCCGACACCTCGGCCACCAAGTACCAGGACCGCCGGGCGTACGTCTGGAACAACGACCGCGACAAGGCCACCCTCCGCAAGACCGGCGGCTCCACGGTCGACACCTGCTCGTACAACAACAGCCGGGTCGACTACACGAACTGCTGA
- a CDS encoding SDR family NAD(P)-dependent oxidoreductase, whose translation MGRRIVVSGGGTGIGLATAETFAAEGDRVVILGRRAEVLRAAADKLNAAHGADLVTWTSADLSDPEQTRRAAEFITADGGVDVVVTNAGGNVAPANDGSLEGIAGQYQRNFEANVLTAVLLTEALLPHLTRPGGRIVHLSSVASLRGPGSYGGTKAALHTYTFELARRLGPEGVTANAVAPGYVEDTEFFGERGTPEFIAQQIGQTLTGQPGTPTEIAAAIRYLASPEAAYVTGQVLHINGGAQYGR comes from the coding sequence ATGGGGCGACGGATCGTGGTGTCGGGCGGCGGTACCGGCATAGGACTGGCGACCGCGGAGACCTTCGCCGCCGAAGGCGACCGGGTGGTCATCCTCGGGCGCCGCGCCGAGGTGCTGCGCGCCGCGGCGGACAAGCTCAACGCCGCCCACGGCGCCGACCTGGTCACCTGGACCAGCGCGGACCTCAGCGACCCGGAGCAGACCCGGCGCGCCGCCGAGTTCATCACCGCGGACGGTGGGGTTGACGTCGTCGTCACCAACGCCGGCGGCAATGTCGCGCCCGCCAACGACGGCTCCCTCGAAGGCATCGCCGGTCAGTACCAGCGGAACTTCGAGGCCAACGTGCTGACCGCCGTGCTGCTCACCGAGGCGCTGCTGCCCCACCTCACCCGGCCCGGCGGCCGTATCGTCCACCTGTCCTCGGTCGCGTCGCTGCGCGGCCCCGGATCGTACGGCGGCACCAAGGCCGCGCTGCACACCTACACCTTCGAGCTGGCCAGGCGGCTCGGCCCGGAGGGTGTCACCGCCAACGCGGTGGCGCCCGGCTATGTCGAGGACACCGAGTTCTTCGGCGAGCGCGGCACCCCCGAGTTCATCGCCCAGCAGATCGGGCAGACGCTCACCGGCCAGCCCGGGACGCCCACCGAGATCGCGGCCGCCATCCGCTATCTGGCCTCCCCCGAGGCCGCGTACGTCACCGGCCAGGTGCTGCACATCAACGGCGGGGCGCAGTACGGCCGCTGA